In the genome of Burkholderia diffusa, one region contains:
- a CDS encoding multidrug effflux MFS transporter, with protein sequence MNASLTPARESNSPRFLLFLICLFASAGQLAIDIYVPALPDMARSFATTPQAIQSSVSGYMAAYALGQLIFGPIADAYGRKRVLAFGLVIYTIGCLLSLGAPNLETFVLARCLQGFGIATTNLLAKAIITDSFSGQALMHAFTYMSIAWGLAPIIAPVIGAHLQEWFGWRACLVFLLVYSLVMWALLWRYRETLPKPVHLEPRTLMANAGKVLASPVFQSCFLAQGLCYSILLVFNIVGPFMVQTTLHKPPTYFGYLALGIGLMYFLGGLSNRIHGRGLPSAEQRLRIGARVMAGAAIAMLVLALTIGLRVWTLATPVLVMGFCAGAMYPTLMAKGNSLFPHIAGLTSAILGCALLLVSSAMMGLAGFVSVQVLTPLAVFFVALSFIVVWMVTKLLRYLTQQQAASVACGSREAA encoded by the coding sequence ATGAACGCCTCGCTCACACCCGCGCGCGAATCGAACTCGCCGCGCTTCCTGTTGTTTCTGATCTGCCTGTTCGCGTCCGCTGGCCAGCTCGCGATCGACATCTACGTGCCCGCGCTGCCCGACATGGCGCGCTCGTTCGCGACCACGCCGCAGGCGATCCAGTCGAGCGTGTCCGGCTACATGGCCGCCTATGCGCTCGGCCAGCTGATCTTCGGTCCGATCGCCGATGCGTACGGGCGCAAGCGCGTACTTGCGTTCGGGCTCGTCATCTATACGATCGGCTGCCTGTTGTCGCTCGGCGCGCCGAACCTGGAGACGTTCGTGCTCGCGCGCTGCCTGCAGGGTTTCGGGATCGCGACCACGAACCTGCTCGCGAAGGCGATCATCACCGACTCGTTCTCGGGTCAGGCGCTGATGCATGCGTTCACGTACATGTCGATCGCGTGGGGGCTCGCACCGATCATCGCGCCGGTGATCGGCGCGCACCTGCAGGAATGGTTCGGCTGGCGCGCGTGCCTTGTGTTTCTGCTGGTGTATTCGCTGGTGATGTGGGCGCTGCTGTGGCGTTATCGCGAAACCTTGCCGAAGCCGGTCCATCTCGAGCCGCGCACGCTGATGGCGAACGCGGGCAAGGTGCTCGCGAGCCCGGTGTTCCAGAGCTGCTTCCTCGCGCAGGGACTGTGCTACAGCATCCTGCTGGTGTTCAACATCGTCGGGCCGTTCATGGTGCAGACCACGTTGCACAAGCCGCCGACCTACTTCGGTTATCTTGCGCTCGGGATCGGGCTGATGTATTTCCTCGGCGGGCTGTCGAACCGGATTCACGGGCGCGGGCTGCCGAGTGCCGAGCAGCGGCTGCGCATCGGCGCGCGCGTGATGGCGGGTGCGGCGATTGCGATGCTGGTGCTGGCGCTGACCATCGGCCTGCGCGTGTGGACGCTCGCGACGCCGGTGCTCGTGATGGGCTTCTGCGCGGGCGCGATGTATCCGACGCTGATGGCCAAGGGCAATTCGCTGTTTCCGCATATCGCGGGGCTGACGAGCGCGATCCTCGGGTGCGCGCTGCTGCTGGTTTCGTCCGCGATGATGGGCCTCGCCGGCTTCGTGTCGGTGCAGGTGCTGACGCCGCTCGCGGTGTTCTTCGTCGCGCTGTCGTTCATCGTCGTGTGGATGGTGACGAAGCTGCTGCGCTACCTGACGCAGCAGCAGGCCGCGAGCGTTGCTTGCGGGAGCAGGGAGGCCGCGTAA
- the pbpC gene encoding penicillin-binding protein 1C, with protein MIDPVLPRPVRFAGRVFVAVMLAAPLVAHALPGYDDVRRNWRSSDWVLLARDGTPLQRTRVDLTERRGDWVSLADVSPAFREAIVVSEDKRFYEHSGVDWRGIAGAAWGNLWNERTRGASTVTMQLAGLLSDSPRRSGQRSLPQKATQAMNALLLERGWRKDQILEAYLNLVPLRGETVGLAALSQVLFGKAPSGLDAREAAITAALVRAPNAAPAKIAERACRILRDMRAEQGCASLDSYVQLVIARPASAVRDDGAALAPHFARRIAAEVRPMAGAQVRTTLDAPLQRFARDALTRALTELNAPAHRRNVQDGAVVVIDNATGEIRAWVGSSGALSSARDVDAVLAPRQAGSTLKPFLYAQAIDEKRLTAASLLDDAPINLAAGGGLYIPQNYDKDFKGWVSVRSALGGSLNVPAVRTLVLVTPHRFARTLTALGLPLAQEGDYYGFSLALGSADVTLLSLTNAYRALANGGVARKVVDLPAPSPASGASASGRADNGTRVFSEAASFVVTDILSDNNARVRTFGFDNPLATRFFSAVKTGTSKDMRDNWTVGFTSRYTVGVWVGNADGSPMWDVSGVTGASPVWSAVVGYLHRDLPSRAPRPPAGVETRRITFERDVEPSRDEWFVAGTALDTIRLAAPVTPGKDGARAPLTIGAPTDGTIFAIDPDIPPKNQRIWFERSAGHAARFAWRLDDKVIGHADRIAWMPWPGRHRLELVDARGNVADTIGFEVRGAFAKPAARKP; from the coding sequence ATGATCGATCCTGTATTGCCGCGGCCGGTGCGTTTCGCCGGCCGCGTATTCGTCGCCGTCATGCTCGCAGCGCCGCTGGTCGCGCACGCGCTGCCCGGCTACGACGACGTGCGCCGCAACTGGCGCAGCTCCGACTGGGTGCTGCTCGCGCGCGACGGCACGCCGCTGCAGCGCACGCGCGTCGACCTCACCGAACGCCGCGGCGACTGGGTATCGCTCGCCGACGTGTCGCCCGCGTTTCGCGAGGCGATCGTCGTGTCGGAGGACAAGCGTTTCTACGAACACAGCGGCGTCGACTGGCGCGGGATCGCCGGCGCGGCGTGGGGCAATCTGTGGAACGAGCGCACGCGCGGCGCGTCGACGGTGACGATGCAGCTCGCCGGGCTGCTCAGCGATTCGCCGCGCCGCTCGGGCCAGCGCTCGCTGCCGCAGAAGGCCACGCAGGCAATGAACGCGCTGCTGCTCGAGCGGGGCTGGCGCAAGGACCAGATCCTCGAGGCCTACCTGAATCTCGTGCCGTTGCGCGGCGAGACGGTAGGCCTCGCCGCGCTGTCGCAGGTGCTGTTCGGCAAGGCGCCGTCCGGCCTCGATGCACGCGAGGCCGCGATCACCGCGGCGCTGGTGCGCGCCCCCAACGCGGCGCCGGCGAAAATCGCCGAGCGTGCGTGCCGGATCCTGCGCGACATGCGTGCGGAACAGGGCTGCGCGTCGCTGGACAGCTACGTGCAGCTCGTGATCGCCCGCCCGGCCAGCGCCGTGCGCGACGACGGCGCCGCCCTCGCCCCGCACTTCGCGCGCCGCATCGCGGCCGAGGTCAGGCCGATGGCCGGCGCGCAGGTGCGCACGACACTCGATGCGCCGCTGCAGCGCTTCGCGCGCGACGCGCTCACGCGCGCGCTGACCGAGCTCAACGCGCCCGCGCACCGGCGCAACGTGCAGGACGGCGCGGTCGTCGTAATCGACAACGCGACCGGCGAGATTCGCGCGTGGGTCGGTTCGTCGGGGGCGTTGTCGAGCGCGCGCGACGTAGATGCCGTGCTCGCGCCGCGCCAGGCCGGCTCGACGCTCAAGCCGTTCCTCTATGCGCAGGCGATCGACGAGAAGCGGCTCACCGCCGCGTCGCTGCTCGACGACGCGCCGATCAACCTTGCGGCCGGCGGCGGGCTCTACATTCCGCAGAACTACGACAAGGATTTCAAGGGCTGGGTGAGCGTGCGCAGCGCGCTCGGGGGCTCGCTGAACGTGCCGGCCGTGCGCACGCTCGTGCTCGTCACGCCGCACCGCTTCGCGCGCACGCTGACCGCGCTCGGCCTGCCGCTCGCGCAGGAAGGCGATTACTACGGCTTCAGCCTTGCGCTCGGCAGCGCGGACGTCACGCTGCTGTCGCTGACCAATGCGTATCGCGCGCTCGCGAACGGCGGCGTCGCGCGCAAGGTCGTCGACCTGCCCGCGCCGTCGCCCGCTTCCGGCGCATCGGCATCGGGCCGCGCGGACAACGGCACGCGCGTGTTCAGCGAAGCGGCCAGCTTCGTCGTCACCGACATCCTCTCCGACAACAACGCGCGCGTGCGCACGTTCGGCTTCGATAACCCGCTCGCGACGCGCTTTTTCTCGGCGGTGAAGACCGGCACGAGCAAGGACATGCGCGACAACTGGACGGTCGGCTTCACGTCGCGCTATACGGTCGGTGTGTGGGTCGGCAATGCGGACGGCTCGCCGATGTGGGACGTGTCGGGGGTGACGGGCGCGTCGCCGGTGTGGTCGGCCGTCGTCGGCTACCTGCACCGCGACCTGCCGAGCCGCGCGCCACGTCCGCCGGCCGGTGTCGAAACGCGCCGCATCACGTTCGAGCGTGACGTCGAACCGTCGCGCGACGAGTGGTTCGTCGCGGGCACCGCGCTTGACACGATCCGGCTCGCGGCGCCCGTCACGCCAGGCAAGGACGGCGCGCGCGCGCCGCTGACGATCGGCGCGCCGACCGACGGCACGATCTTCGCGATCGATCCGGACATTCCGCCGAAGAACCAGCGGATCTGGTTCGAGCGGTCGGCCGGGCATGCCGCGCGATTCGCGTGGCGGCTCGACGACAAGGTGATCGGCCACGCCGACCGCATCGCGTGGATGCCGTGGCCGGGAAGGCACCGGCTGGAACTCGTCGACGCGCGCGGCAACGTGGCGGATACGATCGGCTTCGAGGTGCGCGGCGCGTTCGCGAAGCCGGCCGCGCGCAAGCCCTAG